One genomic segment of Alphaproteobacteria bacterium includes these proteins:
- a CDS encoding c-type cytochrome, with translation MNNVGKILAWSGVLALSLAVLPVHAQQGDPDNGEVIYFEHCVGCHGEDGDGAGPAAERLNPPPRDFSEGAYKFKTTGFDDFVPNDADLYRMISDGMPGTAMPDWSDVLSETEMWDLVAYIKIFAGLEEEEPTDQIDYGTQIATSAESIARGRDLFHESQRCSECHGHDGRGDAVKKLKDDGGERTWPRNMTKPWTFRASNDPRDIFTRMTVGIPGTQMPSFDDPVNKKRLSIDDRWHVANYVTSLAETERVPRAENTVIKAVRVDGGVPAAPDDARWAEIAPTTFLLVPQIIADERLFTPSNDTISARVTYDDETLAILLEWDDRTQSIPGDTDAEAIADPNMGEDSVAVQFPVAIPGGVEKPYFGMGDASNPVNIWRWSSGTTEEPESAVLMNARGFADIVPREAAAAGLQATGTYTNGTWRVVMTRPLTPVDVEADIGFEEGRFIPIAFAAWDGSNAERGSRHTLTTWYWLLLEPPGSARPIIVALLIAALIAAGEAWWQRSATARRRKADV, from the coding sequence ATGAATAACGTCGGTAAGATCTTGGCCTGGTCGGGGGTCTTGGCCCTGTCGCTTGCGGTATTGCCGGTGCATGCTCAGCAGGGTGACCCCGACAACGGAGAGGTCATCTACTTCGAGCACTGTGTCGGTTGCCACGGCGAGGATGGCGACGGCGCCGGACCGGCGGCTGAGCGACTTAACCCGCCGCCGCGCGACTTCAGCGAAGGTGCCTACAAGTTCAAAACCACTGGTTTCGACGACTTCGTGCCAAACGATGCTGACCTCTATCGCATGATCAGCGACGGTATGCCCGGTACAGCCATGCCGGACTGGAGCGATGTGCTGAGCGAGACTGAGATGTGGGATCTCGTGGCCTATATCAAGATCTTCGCCGGCCTCGAAGAGGAGGAGCCGACAGATCAAATCGATTACGGCACCCAGATCGCGACCTCGGCCGAGAGTATCGCGCGGGGCCGCGACCTGTTCCACGAATCCCAGCGCTGCTCCGAATGCCATGGTCATGATGGCCGCGGCGATGCGGTCAAGAAGCTCAAGGACGACGGCGGCGAGCGCACCTGGCCGCGTAACATGACCAAGCCCTGGACTTTCCGCGCCAGCAACGATCCGCGCGACATCTTCACGCGCATGACCGTGGGTATTCCGGGCACCCAGATGCCGTCCTTCGACGATCCTGTGAACAAGAAGCGCCTGAGCATCGATGATCGCTGGCATGTCGCCAATTACGTCACTTCCCTGGCCGAGACCGAGCGCGTGCCGCGGGCAGAGAACACGGTCATTAAGGCGGTTCGCGTCGACGGCGGCGTGCCTGCCGCACCCGACGATGCCCGCTGGGCGGAAATCGCGCCGACGACCTTCTTGCTGGTGCCGCAGATCATCGCTGACGAGCGCCTGTTCACGCCGTCGAACGATACCATCAGCGCCCGCGTCACCTATGACGACGAGACGCTCGCCATCCTGCTCGAATGGGACGACCGCACCCAGTCCATCCCCGGCGACACCGATGCCGAGGCTATTGCCGACCCCAACATGGGCGAGGACAGCGTCGCCGTGCAGTTTCCGGTGGCGATACCGGGTGGTGTAGAGAAACCGTATTTCGGCATGGGCGATGCGAGCAATCCGGTCAACATCTGGCGCTGGAGCAGCGGCACGACCGAGGAGCCCGAAAGCGCTGTGCTGATGAATGCCAGAGGCTTCGCCGACATCGTGCCGCGTGAGGCTGCCGCCGCCGGCCTGCAAGCCACTGGCACTTACACCAACGGCACCTGGCGCGTGGTCATGACGCGACCGCTGACGCCAGTTGATGTCGAGGCCGACATTGGTTTCGAAGAGGGGCGTTTCATCCCCATAGCCTTTGCCGCTTGGGACGGCAGCAATGCCGAGCGCGGCTCGCGCCATACCCTGACCACTTGGTATTGGCTGCTGCTCGAGCCGCCGGGGAGCGCGCGACCAATCATCGTTGCTCTGCTCATTGCCGCCCTGATCGCTGCCGGCGAGGCCTGGTGGCAGCGCAGTGCAACGGCAAGACGACGCAAGGCCGATGTCTAA
- a CDS encoding cytochrome c: MRVPRLLQAALVLIGVYLGFIVVFDVILGQPIPASLLNMYMFFVFAGVFMVFTFSDESTAALVAPIKLLVDDPSRKLARNVVFVLLPLAAGLFAFMRMLPSLEAPLELRSIHPAPPAAATLFGKRYDLLTLENPYRVLESEDPEAFAEAVAEGAEVYIRNCQYCHGDKLDGNGPYAAGLNPVPLNFQDIGTIAQLQESFLFWRIATGGPGLPKEATPWLSSMPVWQDFLSEDEIWKVILFLYDYTGHVPRSWDHE, from the coding sequence ATGAGAGTCCCCCGGCTCTTACAGGCGGCGTTGGTCCTGATTGGGGTCTACCTCGGCTTCATCGTTGTCTTCGACGTCATTCTCGGTCAGCCGATTCCGGCGAGCTTGCTGAACATGTACATGTTCTTCGTCTTCGCCGGCGTTTTCATGGTCTTCACCTTCAGTGACGAGAGCACGGCGGCGCTGGTGGCGCCGATCAAGTTGCTGGTCGACGATCCAAGCCGCAAGCTGGCGCGCAATGTTGTCTTCGTGTTGCTGCCCCTGGCCGCCGGCCTGTTCGCGTTCATGCGCATGCTGCCGAGTTTAGAGGCACCGTTGGAGTTGCGCTCTATCCATCCGGCGCCGCCGGCCGCGGCGACGCTGTTCGGTAAGCGCTATGACCTGCTTACCCTGGAGAACCCCTACCGCGTCCTTGAGAGCGAGGATCCCGAGGCCTTTGCCGAGGCCGTCGCCGAAGGCGCCGAAGTCTACATCCGAAATTGCCAGTATTGCCATGGCGACAAACTAGACGGCAATGGCCCCTATGCAGCCGGACTCAATCCCGTGCCGCTCAATTTTCAAGACATAGGCACCATTGCCCAGCTACAGGAATCCTTTCTCTTCTGGCGCATCGCCACGGGTGGACCGGGCCTGCCAAAGGAGGCGACCCCGTGGCTGTCGTCGATGCCGGTCTGGCAGGACTTCCTCAGCGAGGATGAGATCTGGAAGGTCATCCTTTTCCTCTACGACTACACCGGCCACGTGCCGCGGTCTTGGGATCATGAATAA
- a CDS encoding c-type cytochrome produces the protein MSNVLKVVAFALVIVGVFASFSNFGIPRIEPAPPPKAEVVDLSAITPEQFIALGGRIYEGKGTCTLCHNAVGGRAPLLEEAAVVAEERLADLRYEGTADDSESYLRESMLEPSAFVVAGFGKTGSNDTESPMPSVLGGAIDLSEAEIAAVTAFLQDLGGLEVTVIIPNDMADEAASGDEDEGAAEAEPRAPLTTPEDAILEFACGACHKVGEEEGELGPELNTIGASRESDYIRRAILDPNADIAEGFEADMMPVDYGEQMYAQELEMLVSYLVSLK, from the coding sequence ATGAGCAATGTCCTCAAGGTGGTGGCTTTCGCCCTGGTCATCGTCGGCGTCTTCGCCAGCTTCTCCAATTTTGGCATCCCGCGCATCGAGCCGGCACCGCCGCCTAAGGCAGAGGTGGTCGACCTGTCGGCAATCACGCCCGAGCAGTTTATCGCGCTGGGTGGGCGCATCTATGAGGGTAAGGGCACCTGCACGCTCTGCCACAACGCCGTTGGCGGTCGGGCGCCGCTACTCGAAGAGGCGGCCGTGGTGGCTGAGGAGCGGCTCGCCGACTTGCGTTACGAAGGCACCGCAGATGATAGTGAAAGCTACTTGCGCGAATCTATGCTCGAGCCCTCGGCTTTCGTCGTCGCCGGCTTCGGCAAGACTGGCAGCAACGACACGGAAAGCCCCATGCCGAGCGTGCTGGGCGGTGCCATAGACCTGTCCGAGGCGGAGATCGCGGCGGTCACCGCTTTCCTGCAGGACCTCGGCGGGCTCGAGGTTACGGTGATCATTCCCAATGACATGGCCGACGAGGCGGCAAGCGGGGACGAAGACGAGGGTGCGGCGGAGGCCGAGCCGCGCGCGCCGTTGACCACGCCTGAGGATGCGATTCTCGAATTCGCCTGTGGCGCCTGCCACAAGGTGGGCGAGGAGGAAGGCGAACTCGGCCCCGAGTTGAACACGATCGGTGCCTCGCGCGAGAGCGACTATATCCGCCGTGCCATCCTCGATCCCAACGCCGACATTGCCGAGGGCTTCGAGGCCGACATGATGCCGGTCGACTACGGCGAACAGATGTACGCGCAGGAGCTCGAGATGTTGGTCAGCTATCTCGTGAGCCTAAAATGA
- a CDS encoding cytochrome ubiquinol oxidase subunit I, which produces MAIIRALPLLAFVLFMALLVLEPVGGFAQEEEATAIAGITPPELTDADYPRIPGVNSRIVVWLAAQLHLWFAAFVLAVPIFVLIIEAVGMAKRDKRYDDMAYEFIKVSITAYSLTAILGGFLVFSLVVFYPGLFFYLSGVFKDTMFYYALLFFAESAVLYIYYYGWHWLQGGFRKWTHLTLGLLLNAVGTVLMLLANAWLTFMMSPAGIDAGGVYTGDVWGAMHNHLWNPINLHRVVANVAFGGSIVGAYAAFKFLNARNSGERAHYDWMGYNANFIAISALLPLPFAGYYLTAEIYAYSQQMGITLMGGVFAWLFIIQAVLIGSLFLSANYYLWCGMGRSDGSVRYYRYIKYIAIVLVGAFLVWFTPHTLVLTNAELRALGGPYHGILGPLGIMPAKNTAVNIMIIFTALSFQLYRRANKVPTVSWVAAGNAVQVALYLAAILNILFLGIYHGYFTNTVYKVAASVPQVLTTLIVIVVSTSLDVVMYRRSREVAPLHWGRVSERSQYALFLLAVAFTWLMGLMGYIRSGIRQHWHVTNLVRDNSVDAYTLTLGAAANVVSIGVVLFMVMVIFVFWLSQISSRKTAATGYWQEDEA; this is translated from the coding sequence ATGGCGATCATACGTGCGCTGCCATTGCTGGCCTTTGTGCTGTTTATGGCGCTGCTGGTACTCGAGCCCGTCGGGGGCTTCGCCCAGGAGGAAGAGGCAACGGCAATTGCCGGGATAACACCGCCCGAGCTCACCGATGCCGATTATCCGCGTATCCCTGGCGTCAACAGCCGCATCGTGGTCTGGCTAGCGGCCCAGCTGCACCTCTGGTTTGCCGCCTTTGTGCTGGCGGTGCCTATCTTCGTGCTGATCATCGAGGCCGTCGGTATGGCCAAGCGCGACAAGCGCTACGACGACATGGCCTACGAGTTCATCAAGGTCAGCATCACCGCCTATTCCCTGACTGCAATCCTCGGCGGCTTCCTCGTGTTCAGCCTGGTCGTCTTCTACCCCGGCCTGTTCTTCTATCTGTCGGGCGTGTTCAAGGACACGATGTTTTACTACGCGCTCTTGTTCTTCGCCGAGAGCGCGGTACTCTACATATACTATTACGGCTGGCATTGGCTGCAGGGCGGCTTCCGTAAATGGACGCATCTTACGCTGGGATTGCTGCTCAATGCTGTTGGCACGGTATTGATGCTGCTCGCCAATGCATGGCTCACTTTCATGATGAGCCCGGCCGGAATCGATGCCGGCGGCGTCTATACGGGCGACGTCTGGGGTGCCATGCACAATCACCTGTGGAACCCCATAAATCTGCACCGGGTAGTCGCCAATGTCGCTTTTGGCGGCTCCATTGTCGGCGCCTATGCCGCCTTCAAGTTCCTCAACGCGCGCAATTCTGGCGAGCGTGCCCATTACGACTGGATGGGCTATAACGCTAACTTCATCGCCATCTCGGCGTTGCTGCCGCTGCCCTTTGCCGGCTACTATCTGACCGCCGAAATCTATGCCTACAGTCAGCAGATGGGCATCACCCTGATGGGTGGCGTTTTCGCTTGGCTGTTCATTATCCAGGCGGTGCTGATCGGCTCGCTCTTCCTGTCGGCTAATTATTATCTCTGGTGCGGCATGGGGCGCAGCGACGGCAGTGTGCGCTACTACCGTTACATAAAATATATCGCCATCGTGCTGGTTGGCGCTTTTCTGGTCTGGTTCACGCCGCACACGCTGGTGCTGACCAATGCCGAGCTGCGTGCGCTCGGCGGGCCCTATCACGGGATTCTCGGTCCCCTCGGGATCATGCCCGCCAAGAACACGGCGGTGAACATCATGATCATCTTCACCGCGCTCAGCTTCCAGCTCTACCGCCGCGCCAACAAGGTTCCCACAGTTTCCTGGGTGGCGGCAGGCAATGCGGTGCAGGTGGCATTATATCTGGCCGCGATCCTCAACATTCTTTTCCTTGGTATCTATCACGGCTATTTCACCAACACCGTCTACAAGGTCGCGGCCTCGGTCCCGCAGGTCCTGACAACACTGATCGTGATCGTCGTCAGCACGTCTCTCGATGTGGTCATGTATCGCCGTTCGCGCGAGGTGGCACCTCTGCACTGGGGCCGCGTCTCGGAGCGCTCGCAATATGCGCTGTTCCTGTTGGCCGTCGCCTTTACCTGGCTGATGGGACTAATGGGCTATATCCGCTCCGGCATCCGCCAGCACTGGCACGTGACTAACCTGGTGCGCGACAACTCGGTTGATGCCTACACGCTCACCCTCGGCGCCGCTGCCAACGTTGTCTCGATCGGCGTCGTGCTGTTCATGGTCATGGTCATATTCGTCTTCTGGCTAAGCCAGATCAGCAGCCGCAAGACGGCCGCGACGGGCTATTGGCAAGAGGACGAAGCATGA
- a CDS encoding cytochrome c, which produces MLRAAAIFIGLILVAGPAQAADVEQVFKFYCSQCHGDGGKGDGLNVSPEFPVNPRNFTNAEEMNKLSNADIKNVILDGGPSAGKSPMMPPWSQTLKEEDIDALVLHLRTLCACEGKPG; this is translated from the coding sequence ATGTTGAGAGCCGCAGCGATATTTATAGGGCTGATTCTGGTAGCGGGCCCAGCCCAAGCAGCCGACGTGGAGCAGGTCTTCAAGTTCTACTGCTCGCAATGCCATGGCGATGGCGGCAAGGGAGACGGGCTCAATGTATCGCCAGAGTTTCCCGTCAATCCGCGTAATTTCACCAATGCTGAGGAGATGAACAAGCTGTCCAATGCTGACATCAAGAACGTCATTCTCGATGGCGGGCCCTCGGCCGGAAAATCGCCGATGATGCCGCCCTGGTCGCAGACCTTGAAAGAGGAGGATATCGACGCACTAGTCCTGCATCTGCGCACGCTCTGCGCCTGCGAAGGCAAGCCCGGTTAG
- a CDS encoding cytochrome c, whose amino-acid sequence MRVTSLALLAGALAVLAAAPAAADPAVGAQTFSDNGCTDCHYTQGPARETSIADQLAKTGPELWYAGSKFQAEWLAAWLQDPQPIRPRAYNASNEPNPNNHPALGADDATTVNEFLMTLVSDAVEAGVIKPKKGAKGRNIFTKKMPCTGCHQFPTKKKFTGGFSGPSLIGAGSRLNPDWIFAYLMNPDVFKPFKAMPTFSGLLSEKKIKAVAAYVAHFE is encoded by the coding sequence ATGAGAGTAACATCTCTGGCATTGTTGGCCGGCGCGCTTGCCGTTCTGGCCGCTGCGCCCGCTGCCGCCGACCCGGCGGTTGGCGCACAGACCTTCAGCGACAATGGCTGCACCGATTGCCACTATACCCAAGGTCCGGCGCGCGAGACCAGCATCGCTGACCAGCTGGCGAAGACCGGGCCCGAGCTCTGGTATGCGGGGAGCAAGTTCCAGGCCGAATGGCTTGCGGCCTGGTTGCAGGATCCCCAGCCGATCCGGCCGCGGGCCTACAATGCGTCCAACGAGCCAAATCCGAACAACCATCCGGCACTCGGCGCCGATGATGCTACCACGGTTAACGAGTTTCTCATGACGCTGGTTTCCGACGCGGTCGAGGCCGGTGTGATTAAGCCCAAGAAGGGCGCCAAGGGCCGCAATATCTTCACCAAGAAGATGCCGTGCACGGGCTGTCACCAGTTTCCCACCAAGAAGAAGTTCACCGGCGGTTTCAGTGGCCCGTCGCTGATCGGTGCCGGCAGCCGCCTAAACCCCGATTGGATATTCGCCTATCTGATGAATCCGGACGTGTTCAAGCCGTTCAAGGCGATGCCCACCTTCTCCGGACTGCTCAGCGAGAAGAAGATCAAGGCGGTGGCGGCCTATGTCGCCCACTTCGAATAG
- a CDS encoding ethylbenzene dehydrogenase-related protein: MTWLQAMTVGAVALLAALPAVAADTPSAPMPEVTEEFVEQGRAIYIRRCSFCHGLMGDGEGPAAQFLDPRPRDFTLGTFKFRTTQSGELPTDEDLFRTVSRGLSGTGMQAFDSGLIKSGLSEEERWQVIAYIKTFAFEFDDPELDPIATGKLVSLPANLAAYNAETIAKGQEIFERAKCWECHGKQGRGNGQKAFDRKDDWGFPIRIRNVTLPWKLKGGARVEDIYMRFSTGINGTPMPSFAKALNDEERWYLANFIKSLQHQATDAQVLAALSIEGEVPSTPNDPAWEAASAIDLRLAGQVIVAPRWQNPSIELVSIRAINNDKEIAFLLEWDDPFEDRLHDVEAEFDASEISQPGAFNSYVPAIDTIPRKLETFRDSVALQFPVRAPEGTAKPHFLRGGASTPVNLWTWLADRSGEGERVVEESLVRGWGQAPKPQAEDEQQITGSAGWAEGRWQVVMRRPLLTDDKNDVQFARGQFIPMAINAWDGSNGEHGLIMSLSSWYFVVLESPIPISVYLFAVLAVLITGALGYWLMRKVERETSAQPQTVESGK; encoded by the coding sequence ATGACTTGGCTGCAAGCCATGACGGTCGGTGCGGTCGCCCTGCTGGCGGCCCTACCGGCCGTGGCGGCCGATACGCCGAGTGCGCCGATGCCAGAGGTTACTGAAGAATTCGTCGAGCAGGGCCGCGCCATCTACATCCGGCGTTGCAGCTTCTGCCACGGACTGATGGGTGATGGCGAAGGTCCCGCCGCGCAGTTCCTCGACCCGCGGCCGCGTGATTTCACCCTCGGCACGTTTAAGTTTCGCACCACGCAAAGTGGCGAACTGCCTACCGACGAGGACCTTTTCCGTACCGTCAGTCGCGGCCTATCTGGCACCGGCATGCAGGCCTTCGACAGCGGCCTGATCAAGAGCGGGCTCAGTGAAGAAGAGCGCTGGCAGGTCATCGCCTATATCAAGACCTTCGCCTTCGAGTTTGATGATCCCGAACTCGACCCGATCGCCACCGGCAAGTTGGTCTCGCTGCCGGCCAACCTGGCGGCCTACAACGCGGAAACCATCGCCAAGGGGCAGGAAATCTTTGAGCGCGCCAAGTGCTGGGAATGCCACGGCAAGCAGGGGCGCGGCAATGGTCAGAAGGCGTTCGACCGCAAGGACGACTGGGGCTTCCCGATCCGTATCCGCAACGTCACCCTCCCCTGGAAGCTGAAGGGCGGTGCCAGGGTTGAAGATATCTACATGCGTTTCTCGACCGGCATTAACGGCACGCCCATGCCGTCCTTTGCCAAGGCGCTGAACGACGAGGAGCGTTGGTATCTAGCGAACTTCATCAAGTCGCTGCAACACCAGGCCACGGACGCCCAGGTGCTGGCGGCGCTGAGCATCGAGGGCGAGGTGCCGAGCACGCCGAACGATCCGGCCTGGGAGGCCGCGTCAGCGATCGATCTGCGCTTGGCCGGCCAGGTGATAGTGGCGCCGCGCTGGCAGAACCCGAGCATCGAGTTGGTCAGCATCCGCGCCATCAACAACGACAAGGAAATCGCCTTTCTCCTCGAATGGGACGATCCCTTCGAGGATCGGCTGCACGACGTCGAAGCCGAGTTCGACGCCAGCGAGATCAGCCAGCCTGGCGCCTTCAATTCATACGTCCCGGCCATCGACACCATTCCGCGAAAACTCGAGACTTTCCGCGACTCGGTGGCGCTGCAATTTCCGGTGCGCGCGCCTGAAGGCACTGCCAAGCCTCATTTCCTGCGTGGCGGCGCTTCCACGCCGGTGAACCTGTGGACCTGGCTAGCGGACCGCTCAGGCGAGGGCGAGCGAGTGGTTGAGGAATCGCTGGTGCGAGGTTGGGGCCAGGCACCAAAGCCTCAGGCCGAGGACGAGCAGCAGATCACGGGCAGTGCGGGTTGGGCCGAGGGCCGTTGGCAGGTGGTGATGCGGCGTCCACTGCTCACTGATGACAAGAACGACGTGCAGTTCGCGCGCGGCCAGTTCATCCCCATGGCGATCAACGCTTGGGATGGCTCGAACGGCGAACACGGGCTCATCATGAGTCTGTCGAGCTGGTACTTCGTGGTGCTCGAATCGCCGATTCCGATATCGGTCTATCTGTTCGCGGTGCTCGCAGTGCTCATTACCGGGGCGCTTGGCTACTGGTTAATGCGCAAAGTGGAGCGCGAGACGTCCGCACAACCACAAACAGTGGAGAGTGGAAAATGA
- a CDS encoding cytochrome c: protein MRKANERGQGHGGMKRIGRFWSVVLTLVIIYALIRWGIPAASREITTLPFPLPVPGALIFIYMMLALVAMFLLVTFSDEAMADFLRPIKALLRAEFGKLPRTAALVLVPFIAGWQVYEVTVPRVELPVSLRIQHPSSNFPRANEDLKNPFSDPSDADIDVFIAEAEAGEVTLIPQVMDDVELWMDETEPDHMLEFLPFEPVKAFLAQLAAGEVDREVARAALVEKTLFEGRALYSMNCRPCHGDSVAGDGPMADGFKLRPINFTDNGTIETIVEGYTFWRVENGGPGLPTEATPWDSAMPQWKLNLTEEERWKIIMAEYDLAEKTPRIPEGH from the coding sequence ATGAGGAAGGCGAATGAGCGTGGACAGGGGCATGGCGGCATGAAGAGAATTGGGCGCTTCTGGTCGGTCGTTCTGACCCTGGTCATCATCTATGCCCTAATCCGCTGGGGCATTCCTGCAGCCTCGCGCGAGATTACCACGCTGCCCTTCCCGCTGCCGGTGCCGGGCGCCCTGATCTTCATTTACATGATGCTGGCGCTAGTGGCGATGTTTCTACTCGTCACCTTTTCCGACGAAGCCATGGCCGACTTTCTGCGCCCCATCAAGGCACTGCTGCGGGCCGAATTTGGCAAGTTACCGCGGACAGCAGCGCTGGTGCTGGTGCCCTTTATCGCCGGCTGGCAGGTCTACGAAGTCACCGTGCCCAGAGTCGAATTGCCTGTCTCGCTGCGCATTCAGCATCCGTCCTCGAACTTCCCGCGCGCCAATGAGGATTTGAAGAACCCGTTCAGCGATCCCAGCGATGCCGACATCGACGTCTTTATCGCCGAAGCTGAGGCGGGTGAAGTGACGCTGATCCCGCAGGTCATGGACGATGTTGAGCTGTGGATGGACGAGACCGAGCCCGACCACATGCTCGAGTTCCTGCCCTTCGAGCCGGTCAAGGCCTTTCTCGCCCAGCTTGCTGCAGGCGAGGTCGACCGCGAGGTGGCGCGCGCCGCTCTGGTGGAGAAGACGCTGTTCGAGGGGCGCGCGCTGTACAGTATGAACTGTCGTCCCTGCCACGGCGACAGCGTCGCCGGTGACGGGCCGATGGCAGATGGCTTCAAGCTCAGGCCGATTAACTTTACCGACAATGGCACCATCGAGACCATCGTCGAAGGCTACACCTTTTGGCGTGTCGAGAACGGTGGGCCTGGCCTGCCGACGGAAGCGACGCCGTGGGATTCGGCGATGCCACAATGGAAGCTGAACCTGACCGAAGAAGAACGCTGGAAGATCATCATGGCCGAGTACGACCTGGCCGAAAAAACACCGCGTATTCCGGAGGGGCACTGA
- a CDS encoding c-type cytochrome, with amino-acid sequence MIGAVGKAFIFLVVLLGAFMWVGQTITAMTGGGKRAAAVVDVSPEGGEVIFWGKGRCYTCHSVGGRGSAVRCPNLGVFGEKFAIPIGARAAERARLRSEETGLDYTATDYLVESLAKPDAYLVEGFKNEMAIVYAPPISLNLTEIKAVITYLQSQGGEIDLEALETPSEITATYFERIAAASAAGGGDPGNGEVVYEDNCIDCHVLKGEGEEIGPDLSSIAQKGLKFIGESITSPTKEISEGYETYVVVNLEGRKFTGLKTRDEAEEIDITLANGDVVTLAKSDIKEIATDDTVSVMPADLIEELTIKDYQDVLSFLVMQKGDEEGE; translated from the coding sequence ATGATTGGCGCGGTGGGCAAGGCTTTCATCTTCCTGGTGGTGCTGCTGGGCGCCTTCATGTGGGTTGGCCAGACGATTACTGCTATGACTGGTGGCGGCAAGCGCGCCGCGGCCGTCGTCGATGTTAGCCCCGAAGGCGGCGAGGTGATCTTCTGGGGCAAGGGGCGCTGCTACACCTGTCACAGCGTCGGCGGGCGCGGCAGTGCCGTACGTTGCCCCAATCTCGGTGTTTTCGGCGAGAAGTTCGCGATTCCGATCGGTGCCCGCGCCGCCGAGCGCGCGCGTTTGCGCTCGGAAGAGACCGGCCTCGACTACACCGCTACTGACTATCTGGTCGAGAGCCTGGCCAAGCCGGACGCCTATCTGGTCGAAGGCTTCAAGAACGAGATGGCTATCGTCTATGCGCCGCCGATCTCACTCAATCTCACTGAAATAAAGGCGGTGATTACTTACCTGCAAAGCCAGGGCGGTGAGATAGACCTCGAGGCGCTGGAGACTCCGAGCGAGATCACAGCCACCTATTTTGAGCGTATCGCGGCGGCCAGCGCAGCTGGCGGCGGCGACCCGGGCAACGGCGAAGTAGTTTATGAGGACAACTGCATCGACTGCCACGTGCTCAAGGGCGAGGGCGAGGAGATCGGTCCCGATCTCAGCAGCATTGCTCAAAAGGGCCTCAAGTTCATCGGCGAGTCGATCACCAGCCCGACCAAGGAGATTAGCGAAGGCTACGAAACCTATGTCGTGGTCAATCTGGAGGGGCGCAAGTTCACCGGACTGAAGACCCGTGACGAGGCCGAGGAGATTGACATCACGCTGGCCAATGGTGATGTCGTCACCTTGGCCAAGAGTGACATCAAGGAGATCGCCACTGACGACACCGTGAGCGTGATGCCCGCCGACCTGATCGAGGAACTGACGATCAAGGATTACCAGGATGTGCTCTCCTTCCTGGTCATGCAGAAGGGCGATGAGGAAGGCGAATGA